The following proteins are encoded in a genomic region of Phycodurus eques isolate BA_2022a chromosome 11, UOR_Pequ_1.1, whole genome shotgun sequence:
- the LOC133410042 gene encoding coiled-coil domain-containing protein 6-like, with translation MADSASESDTDGAGSSSATPMSTCASNSGKPSIVISQFRLEELTNRLASLQQENKVLKIELETFKLKCKALQEENRDLRKASVTIQARAEQEEEFISNTLFKKIQALQKEKETLAVNYEKEEEFLTNELSRKLMQLQHEKAELEQHLEQEQEFQVNKLMKKIKKMENETISKQLTLEQLRREKIDLENTLEQEQEALVNRLWKRMDKLEAEKRILQEKLDQPVSAPPSPRDVSMEIDSPENMMRHIRFLKNEVERLKKSLRTTELQHTEKRAQYIEEERHMREENVRLQRKLQREMERREALCRQLSESESSLEMDDERYFNEMSAQGLRARTVSSPIPYTPSPSSSRPISPGLSYGSHTVGFTPPATLSRAAISHYNTPALHVHGSSSHSVARPSPRRSTSPDKFKRPTPPPSPNTHSGALQPQPPPPLPMVQSMSSPAAMSQHAAGAQPPPSQP, from the exons ATGGCGGACAGCGCGAGCGAGAGCGACACCGACGGCGCGGGCAGCAGCTCGGCCACCCCGATGTCGACCTGCGCCTCCAACTCGGGCAAGCCGAGCATCGTGATCTCGCAGTTTCGCCTGGAGGAGCTCACCAACCGGCTGGCCTCGCTGCAGCAGGAGAACAAAGTTCTGAAAATCGAGCTGGAGACGTTCAAACTCAAGTGCAAAGCGCTGCAGGAGGAGAATCGAGACCTGCGCAAAGCTAGCGTCACTATT CAAGCCCGAGCAGAGCAGGAGGAAGAGTTCATCAGCAACACCTTGTTCAAGAAGATCCAAGCCCTCCAGAAGGAGAAGGAGACCCTGGCTGTCAACTATGAGAAAGAGGAGGAGTTTCTCACCAACGAACTGTCCAGGAAGCTCATGCAA CTCCAACATGAGAAGGCTGAACTGGAGCAGCACCTGGAGCAGGAGCAGGAGTTCCAGGTCAACAAGCTCATGAAGAAGATCAAGAAGATGGAGAACGagaccatctccaagcagctgactttggagcaG TTGAGGCGGGAGAAGATCGACCTTGAGAACACATTAGAGCAGGAACAAGAAGCCCTCGTCAACAGACTGTGGAAGCGGATGGACAAGCTGGAGGCAGAGAAAAG GATCCTACAGGAGAAGTTGGACCAGCCCGTGTCGGCCCCTCCGTCCCCACGGGACGTCTCCATGGAGATCGACTCCCCAGAGAACATGATGCGGCATATCCGCTTCCTGAAGAATGAGGTGGAGAGGCTTAAGAAGAGCTTGCGCACCACCGAGCTGCAGC ACACGGAGAAGCGTGCGCAGTACATCGAGGAGGAGCGACACATGAGGGAGGAGAACGTCCGGCTGCAGAGAAAGCTCCAGAGGGAGATGGAGCGTCGGGAGGCGCTGTGCAGACAGTTGTCGGAGAGCGAGTCCAGCCTGGAGATGGACGACGAGCG GTACTTCAATGAAATGTCGGCGCAGGGTCTGCGAGCGAGGACGGTGTCCAGCCCCATCCCGTACACCCCCTCCCCCAGCTCCAGCCGCCCCATATCTCCAG GTCTCTCATATGGCAGCCACACAGTCGGCTTCACCCCACCGGCCACTCTGTCCAGAGCCGCCATCTCCCACTACAACACCCCCGCCCTGCACGTCCACGGAAGCTCCTCCCACTCCGTAGCG AGGCCCTCGCCAAGAAGAAGCACCAGCCCTGACAAATTCAAACGTCCGACTCCCCCACCGTCCCCCAACACACACTCAGGGGCCCTGCAGCCACAGCCTCCGCCGCCCCTGCCCATGGTCCAGTCCATGTCTTCCCCGGCAGCCATGTCGCAGCACGCCGCCGGGGCCCAGCCGCCTCCCTCCCAGCCTTAA
- the LOC133410121 gene encoding monocarboxylate transporter 9-like: MASKALDGGWGWAIVVASFLAQLLAYGSPQSVGVLYPEWLHAFQEGKGMTAWVGSLVAGVGLIASPVCSACVDNFGARPVTIFSGVMVAGGLMLSAFAPNVQFLIFSYGIVVGLGCGLVYAATLTITCQYFDKRRGLALGIVTTGTSVGAFIFATAQNELIVLYGLDGCLLIIGALALNLMACAGFMRPLNMPGYYLKQKAALERNTEGQLFEKHQLDDLKTASGSTASTQEKSLMVKELLITIDGMDASIQVEKRRSSFLAGLGVMKIIKKKRQAYSKYMTSMYEILQDQAMVAFCIGFFLFSLGAFPPVLLIEDVAQSQGLIEEVSVIPLVSIGAIATCVGKLVLGMLVDIRWINSIYLYTFTMFAGGIMLLLIPVTKSYMGLQILSAILGFFSGNWSITSYITTKIVGLDRLTQAHGIVMFFGGFGIMLGPPVVGWFFDWTQSYDLAFYFSGSCVLLGTLVLSLLTLPCWNRKPTSENDRPDVQYTSNCDKVASVA; the protein is encoded by the exons ATGGCTTCCAAAGCGCTGGACGGCGGCTGGGGATGGGCCATCGTGGTGGCCTCCTTCCTGGCCCAGCTGCTGGCCTACGGTTCCCCGCAGTCGGTGGGCGTCCTCTACCCCGAGTGGCTGCACGCATTCCAGGAGGGCAAGGGCATGACGGCCTGGGTGGGCTCCCTGGTGGCCGGAGTGGGCCTCATTGCTA GTCCCGTGTGCAGCGCCTGCGTGGACAACTTCGGCGCTCGCCCCGTCACTATCTTCAGCGGCGTCATGGTGGCCGGCGGCCTGATGCTCAGTGCCTTCGCTCCCAATGTCCAGTTCCTCATCTTCTCCTATGGCATTGTCGTCG GTCTGGGTTGCGGTCTGGTCTACGCAGCCACCTTGACAATCACCTGTCAGTATTTTGACAAGAGACGCGGCCTTGCCCTCGGCATCGTCACCACAG GCACCAGCGTCGGAGCCTTCATCTTCGCCACGGCTCAGAACGAGCTCATCGTGCTGTACGGCCTGGACGGCTGCCTCCTGATCATCGGCGCGCTGGCGCTGAACCTCATGGCCTGCGCCGGCTTCATGAGGCCCCTCAACATGCCGGGGTACTACCTCAAACAGAAGGCGGCCCTGGAACGCAACACAGAGGGGCAGCTCTTCGAAAAGCACCAGCTGGACGACCTAAAGACGGCGTCGGGTTCTACGGCGTCCACTCAGGAGAAGAGTCTGATGGTGAAGGAGCTTCTCATCACCATCGACGGCATGGACGCCAGCATTCAggtggagaagaggaggagcagcTTCCTGGCTGGGCTGGGCGTCATGAAAATCATCAAGAAAAAGAGGCAGGCTTACTCCAAGTACATGACCTCTATGTATGAGATACTGCAGGACCAAGCCATGGTGGCCTTCTGCATTGGCTTCTTCCTGTTTAGCCTGGGAGCGTTCCCTCCTGTGCTCTTAATTGAGGACGTGGCACAGAGCCAGGGACTCATCGAAGAAGTCAGTGTCATTCCTCTGGTCTCCATCGGAGCCATCGCAACATGCGTGGGCAAACTGGTCCTAGGTATGCTGGTGGACATCAGGTGGATCAACAGCATCTACTTGTACaccttcaccatgtttgcaGGAGGTATCATGCTATTGCTCATCCCTGTCACTAAAAGCTACATGGGACTCCAGATCCTCTCCGCCATCTTGGGCTTCTTCTCGGGAAACTGGTCCATCACCTCGTACATTACCACCAAGATTGTCGGCTTGGACCGACTCACACAAGCCCACGGAATTGTCATGTTCTTTGGTGGATTTGGGATCATGCTGGGACCACCTGTTGTTG GCTGGTTCTTTGACTGGACGCAGTCTTACGATTTGGCGTTCTACTTCAGTGGGAGCTGCGTGTTGCTGGGAACGCTGGTTCTCTCCCTGCTCACACTGCCATGCTGGAATAGGAAACCCACGTCCGAGAACGACAGACCGGACGTGCAGTACACCAGCAACTGCGACAAAGTGGCCTCTGTCGCGTGA